Within Ischnura elegans chromosome 6, ioIscEleg1.1, whole genome shotgun sequence, the genomic segment ACTGATTGTATGTGAGAGTGGAATATTCACTAGGTTGCAGAAAGGTTGTGACATGTTGCCGGTGGCTCAGCAGAGTGTTATTTGGACATAGTTTTCCCCAACATCTATTCAAATATGGGGTTTTTAAAGCGTATTTTAATATTCTGAAGAAAATTGGGTATTTCAATAGAAATTGTTGCTTTCGCCCTGAATATAGAATTGATGAGAAGAGGTGGAAATAACCTCACCAATGGATGGCATAAGTGTAGCAAATATGTTTCACCAGAGGTTGCAGTTACGTTGCCATTGCGTTGCAAAAACGTGGTAGAGAGGACTTTTGGCTGATTTTGCATCGTTGCCATTACATTGCAGCAACTCCATGTTGGTTGCAGCGCAATGTTTCTGCACGTTTTCACACCACTTTTGGTTTACACGGAGTATTTCCATGATTCTTACCTACCTAAGTTCTATATTGATTCTacccaatagggtggtatccttttatttttttattgcctaaatcgaaagattattactcctggagtacatatttctcgcatttagattttcaaatgacgatacatgcctgtttttcgcgattaaatgaaaagtgaaaatgttcaatcgcgcgaaaacgtgacggctaagtatgaatgccgggaaaactccatgtgacgtctttctggttcccgctgccgcaagtgaggtgaccttggggcgaggcttagagcgctgatacgacgcaggatgatagcaggtagcagctagtaccctgctagctggtagcgcttggcttaaataaggattattaatatcatatcaaacgaagaaaactttccgaccttagccagttttaataagtgattattaagacatgtttccctgagctctgtgcctcatgcatgcattggtaatctcagacgatgtaaaactcctgtctactcctagagaaactaggtccctgtgacgtcatgttgagtggcatcgcatgggtgccaatctggcctttttcaaatgaggataaaaagtAACCATTgacattcatctaaaccggtatttctaaaaccaaataatttttatattatgaatacactaatggtgggtagggaattggaatcaatgcctttcgttttctttgatgaaggaaactacccaattgcaGTTCATTCAACTAGTTCCACCATTTTGTGTTACCTATTCCTTTATAattggaaaaaagttttaaatatgaaGAGGGACATCTCAAATTACttgaaatgcatttcaatatCGTTTTAATTCCCCAAAAAGATGAGTGAGAATTAATAAATCATATTCTCAGTTTTCAGTGATTAACAACTCTTTAATCCACATTTACATGGTACTTGGGTGAATATTGTTGGAAAGGGGAACTTAATGTCgcccaatttttatgacaatatttttatggtatttcaCAACATGACATTTCTCGACCacttttttttgcacatttttcaaGCCATGATCACTGTGaaacctttttaaaattaaaaaaccaaCACATTACAAACATCTCACTGATATACACCCATAGCTAACATTGtgattcaaaaatttttttatataaagggTACACTTATAGTGAAGTAAATGAGTTACAATTTGCCACTAATCGAATTTCTAAagaaaatgttacaaatttatcatGATTCCTAATTATACAATTGGGAAGATGCTGTGAAAAGAACTTCACTCTGTGCTATTAAAAACATACAATTGTGTGCCTatacattgaatttttaattaagcaTACAAGATTCATATGTTGGTACCATatacttaatatttataaaaGCATCCTCTCCTCCATATCTTTCCAGAATTTCTAGTGTTTCCTCTATTAAATCTCCCACATTCTGCCTCCTCTGCTGAGTATAATCAATGCCATCACCAATATTGACTAAGGGGAAAATATTTAGGGATTATTAGCAACAGTTTTTAAGAAGTGTATTGAGTATCTTATTCTCTTGATAGTAATTACTTACCATTTTTGTccttaaaaacattaaaaataggaaGAATCTGTCGATAATATGGCACTAATGCCACTCCAACCATATCAGCTGACATAACCAATTGTTGTAGTACTTTCAAGGTTGTACATATGATCTCTGGATTCCTTGTGTTTAAAGCATCTGTAAAAAATACATACAATTGATTATATGATATGTCGTGTTCATtcaggtattattattattattcctggtATTAaattaacccttgggctgcggtAGTTTAAGATGTTAGCCACCGGCCTATGCCATAGAGAagcagcaaatatttttaccCTCTACCCTGAAAGTATCGCAGAGATAGAAATCTTTTATATTGGAAGACCATTCCTACCTACTTTCCAAAGGATGGGCCTACATTTGGGCACTTGTTGTTGGCAAATTAACAGTGTGGAGTGGGTAAGTAGCAATAGGAAAAGAAATTCCTGGAGGCGCCCCCTGCTGTGAGGGCTGGCCCAGGAGAGTTAAGCCCCTTTCCCTGTAAACCATGTATGGTGCCACAGcgttgcagcaacgtctcacTGCAACCTACTGGGAGTTGCTACAACACGATGGCAACATCTTAAATCCTACCACATTTTAGCAACGTCATCACAGCGTTGTTGCAACGTGACACACTACATTATTGCAAGTCCTCAAGACCTTTGGAGATGTAATTACTATGTTGCAGGTATGTTTCAATGTGCCCTGCATAGTGCTTTCAGGGGGGAAATTATAAGTCGCTAAGTTTCTCATGCaagtttaaatgaaaaacttaagtGGAAAATACTCATGCCGGAGTTTCTCATCCAGCAATAAATTATGCTTATAGCGGAAAGCTCTATTAACATCCCCGCGGCAGTATTTTCAATTCCTCTTAGTCTTCTCCCATAGGaagttaaaaatatatccttttggCAATTGCTTATTCACTTCAAATGAATTTCGAAAAATTCTAAGTCCTGTAAACTATTGGAGATCTAATTATTACGTTATAGTAATGTTGCAAAGTGACCTGAACAACTCTGAAACCTCTGCAACCTCACACAACCTGTCTGCAATGTTATTGCACCTTGTTCTGTTCACTGGGTAGTGATCCTAAGGGTGAGGGAAAGTGCCAGATATACGggtagcattaaaaattttgggaaacccCTGAAAGTAGTTGAGCAATGGTCAAACGATTTTCCCACAGTCAGCATGCAAAACGTATGAAAACGTTCCCGCAGTCTAAGGGTAGGTCCAACTTACTTTTAATGGGGATAACCAATTGGGGTATAACAGGTAGAATCTTTGAGCCTCCATGCTCTAGCATGTCGTATATTCCTTGACGAGCAAAAAATTGATATGGGTGGCCTGTTTCACGCAATCCATCAAAAAATAGTGGCAAGTAGTGATGGAAGTCCAGCTTATCTATGTCCACCTGTGTAGAAAAAAGGTAATGGTATCCGGAATTGCACGAAAATTtatgaaagaataaattaaatttaacagtGATTCAATGAAAACGAGAAACACCTTGatactttattaaaatatgttttacacGAGTGTTTCATGTCAATAGGAAAACATATAAATGATAAACTAACCTTCCAAGCTATCTTGTGACCGTATGTGTCGAATTCCAAAGAAATAGGAAAGTCGCCTCTTTTATAATACTTGCTGAAAGCTGTAGCCTTCGGAGTTTTTGGCTTCTGTGTTAACTTTGGTGGAGATTGAACAACGACATTTTTCTGGTATGCTTGTATTGTGAACGCAGGAACGATTCTTACAGGTCGTTTTTTTCTTTGAGGCGTGGGCATATCTTATTACTTCGCTTAGTTCCgtctttacaaaattatttcacttttcttcaTCTAAGCATTCCCCCTTATATTAACGATTATTCACGCGAGACACATCAAAACATACTTCCCTCCACCATATTTGTTTTCGAACGTTGCCTGGCAacgaaacaaatgacgatcattATTCGCATTCTCAGACAAATCGGcggtgaaaaaatttcaaatgtgagtCGAAGTATTGTTCGGTAACTTTTTGGTAATTATTTCTGTGACATGTATAGATACTGAGAGTGTGTAATACAGATGAATACGTAGATGTATTAGTAAACTGGTCATGGAGAGAATGCGATTGTCTAGATATCAACACAATAGTTTCTAAAGCTCATGGTAAACCTGTGGAGTGTGCTGTTTCCATGCCGTTGACTGCCTCCAGCGTCATCACTTGGTTTATTTTGACGGTTTTTTAAAACTAGCTTACActatgaaaaagttattttagttatgaatgaaaattaaattcagatGGAGTGTAAAAATACGTGTTGTAGGCTAGTCGACTTCTGTGTATTGTGTCTGAGACGATATTGCAACGTTTCTGACCCTTTATGGTGTTCCTAAATCATGGTCTGATCAACGTCATCCGGCAGTgagtatttctttttaatatagTCCAATGTATTGTGTATACTGTTCATGCAGAGTTGAGCATCAGTGTGGTAtcatttaatgtatttatatgCCACATGCATAGCTTTTATGTGGTGTAGATAACTCTAATACCGTAAACTGAGGTGTCCATATCCCTTCTCTTTGGTGAATCCCTTCTACACTGTGTATTTCCTGGTATGCCATCTTACGATGGTACCTACATCTCCGTTCTGAGGTATAATACCTACTCCATCCAAACCCTTTTTGTAGCCTTTCTTTCTCCTTCAGAAGtttcctctcttcacccaccaactctagaacttcctcattccttTATCTCTCCATCCATTAATTCATCCATCTTTAATTATCCTCCATACCCTTATCTTAATTATACCTCCAGTCTTGTTTGACCTTATACCTCAGCCTCCAAGTTTTCTTACTGGATAGCATTACCATAATCAGACTTTTCAGTggtattttctttactttcttgCTCAATGATTAgcctcatca encodes:
- the LOC124160780 gene encoding parkin coregulated gene protein homolog produces the protein MPTPQRKKRPVRIVPAFTIQAYQKNVVVQSPPKLTQKPKTPKATAFSKYYKRGDFPISLEFDTYGHKIAWKVDIDKLDFHHYLPLFFDGLRETGHPYQFFARQGIYDMLEHGGSKILPVIPQLVIPIKNALNTRNPEIICTTLKVLQQLVMSADMVGVALVPYYRQILPIFNVFKDKNVNIGDGIDYTQQRRQNVGDLIEETLEILERYGGEDAFINIKYMVPTYESCMLN